Proteins from a single region of Harmonia axyridis chromosome 4, icHarAxyr1.1, whole genome shotgun sequence:
- the LOC123677633 gene encoding uncharacterized protein LOC123677633 yields MSRYIPQRCQQIFSNCNMVCFIDEALLCLSYFAVAFVSLNCLNIYASFVGTQSRSFAYGLFIINSIYGIGGAVSSVTSSLNHVQVIFYAAEVSFVLPFLTTEMWIQKNLFPKQQELLYVPCILGILPFFSFIMLGVIRIDLIELCLVYCCVCTAYVGYITKDYLVVAGSLLFYLAYCMHYRGKVKISNVLLILFTLCSLGSICPNCVDETRKKSDFPFKEYGF; encoded by the exons ATGAGCAGATATATCCCACAAAgatgtcaacaaattttcagtaATTGTAATATGGTTTGTTTTATCGATGAAGCTCTTCTGTGCCTCAGTTATTTCGCCGTAGCATTTGTCTCTCTAAATTGCCTCAACATTTATGCCAGCTTCGTAGGCACACAATCGAGGAGTTTTGCTTATGGACTCTTCATCATCAATAGTATTTATGGCATAGGAGGAGCAGTTAGTTCAG TTACCTCGAGCTTGAATCATGTCCAAGTCATTTTTTACGCCGCCGAAGTGTCTTTCGTCCTACCATTCCTTACAACCGAGATGTGGATTCAGAAGAACCTCTTCCCGAAGCAACAAGAACTCCTCTACGTGCCCTGCATTCTAGGAATACTTCCATTCTTCTCCTTCATCATGCTAGGAGTGATCAGGATCGATCTTATAGAACTATGTTTGGTCTACTGTTGCGTTTGTACTGCTTACGTAGGCTACATCACGAAGGATTACCTTGTGGTAGCTGGAAGTCTCTTGTTTTATCTGGCTTATTGTATGCACTACAGGGGAAAAGTGAAGATATCAAATGTTCTGCTCATCTTATTCACCCTGTGTTCGCTTGGTTCTATCTGTCCTAATTGTGTAGACGAAACAAGGAAAAAAAGTGATTTTCCTTTCAAAGAGTATGggttttaa